In Maridesulfovibrio sp., a single genomic region encodes these proteins:
- a CDS encoding caspase family protein, with translation MNIFNRLLVVLILILGPSACWKASYNGVKYESYDAALAAVKQDISTRLAGVSLSEKRTANEIIVLIPSDAELASLYSDMQDGAVSYYVSFYKEWVYGYAEALKRKGYFSKIEIREGESPDFIQLDPTQRLLYIDLDSTVQSERRMRNSAGADEKVNETVTGGGNLFESFTASVMEIDAKWSSTESSSMVASRTPPDILPDVARGNRYALVVGNARYKSVPLLNPANDARAMAAMLSKLGFEVDLRLDVSLSDFDRSIDLFYGKLAENKGVGLFYYAGHGLQVDGENYLVPVDAVIRTRSDVRYKCLNAGRVLGKMEDAGNPTNIIILDACRNNPLTRGLGSGMAGFNRMDAPQGAIIAYSTAPGSVSSDGNGDNGVYTKHLIKNMDIPGLDLNSIFIATRSEVLKETAGKQVPWESSSLTGKFYFRNPEGQKK, from the coding sequence ATGAATATATTTAATCGGCTGCTTGTCGTTCTTATTCTGATCTTGGGACCTTCCGCATGCTGGAAGGCTTCTTATAACGGCGTAAAGTATGAATCCTATGATGCGGCTTTGGCTGCAGTTAAGCAGGACATCTCGACAAGGCTTGCAGGAGTAAGCTTGTCTGAAAAACGAACAGCTAATGAAATAATTGTTCTGATTCCTTCGGATGCAGAACTGGCTTCACTTTATAGTGATATGCAAGACGGTGCAGTGTCCTATTATGTGAGCTTTTATAAGGAATGGGTGTACGGATACGCCGAGGCCTTGAAGAGAAAAGGCTATTTTTCAAAGATTGAAATACGTGAAGGTGAGAGTCCGGATTTTATCCAATTGGACCCCACCCAACGGTTGCTATACATTGATCTGGACAGCACGGTCCAGAGCGAACGGAGAATGCGCAACAGCGCCGGTGCTGATGAAAAAGTTAATGAGACTGTAACGGGAGGCGGAAATCTTTTTGAGTCTTTTACGGCTTCTGTGATGGAGATAGATGCTAAATGGTCGTCAACTGAATCTTCATCCATGGTTGCGAGCAGAACACCTCCCGATATTCTTCCGGATGTAGCGAGAGGAAATCGCTACGCACTTGTTGTGGGTAATGCTCGGTACAAAAGTGTCCCTTTGCTCAATCCGGCAAATGATGCACGGGCCATGGCAGCAATGCTCAGCAAACTTGGTTTTGAAGTTGATCTCAGGCTTGACGTTTCCCTAAGTGATTTTGACCGTTCCATTGATCTTTTCTATGGTAAGCTGGCTGAGAACAAGGGCGTGGGATTGTTTTATTATGCGGGGCATGGGTTGCAGGTGGATGGAGAGAATTATCTTGTCCCGGTAGATGCCGTGATCAGGACCAGATCCGATGTGCGCTACAAATGCCTTAATGCCGGGAGGGTGCTTGGTAAGATGGAAGATGCTGGCAACCCGACCAATATCATTATCCTCGATGCCTGCCGCAACAATCCTCTTACCCGCGGTCTTGGCAGCGGAATGGCAGGTTTCAACCGCATGGATGCACCGCAGGGGGCCATCATCGCTTATTCCACCGCCCCCGGAAGTGTCTCCTCTGACGGAAACGGGGATAACGGGGTCTATACCAAACATCTTATTAAAAATATGGACATTCCGGGGTTGGACCTGAACAGTATTTTTATTGCCACCCGTTCGGAGGTGCTTAAAGAAACTGCTGGGAAACAGGTCCCGTGGGAATCTTCGTCTCTGACCGGGAAATTTTATTTCAGAAACCCCGAAGGGCAGAAAAAGTAA
- a CDS encoding FliG C-terminal domain-containing protein gives MPVSGQPRDTGTDISTPFGWFVFRLCLNEIKSDHPDILKNISAIAELAAVIPPDRWEMIESGFPLSDRDRLQAFQLGIESIKPACIKSHGKHVLNLIRNLQPDFDALPDSYADYRDIFQQLTDLKYWDALLLEQEDFSRIIARLSPQEVAGLSSSSWGSFAVNMGMPLDKYEKYDCSWDQARSSLLAALADTALQSADFRIPASAGHAENDSVIELLDRLVKKYADGFVEGTLHVTTDDLLLSEQILAGLSLMEEGAGVAAFNCFHDNIIFDLLYGLEPYTDNFEMICGLLPQLDQEKRNALRQKISRSDCKKAATFAKALSFGFEQMTELSDVQLRELLKYVSNEDLCLALINGSTDLIEKFMSNMSERAGNMIREDMEIGRHSFSREHVLKARQRLVNLVLEYGLLPADGGVQRESNKSIVRRIISNLYQSEGEDDLF, from the coding sequence TTGCCGGTTTCCGGGCAACCCAGGGATACCGGCACTGACATTTCAACTCCGTTCGGCTGGTTTGTTTTCAGACTATGTCTTAATGAAATAAAGTCTGATCATCCAGATATCCTGAAAAATATATCAGCTATTGCCGAGCTGGCGGCTGTTATTCCTCCTGACCGCTGGGAAATGATTGAGAGTGGGTTTCCGCTGTCCGACCGAGACCGTCTGCAGGCGTTTCAACTGGGCATTGAGTCCATTAAACCTGCCTGTATAAAAAGCCATGGCAAACATGTCTTAAATCTGATCCGGAATCTGCAGCCAGATTTTGATGCATTGCCTGACAGCTATGCCGATTACAGGGACATATTTCAGCAATTGACGGATCTGAAATACTGGGACGCCCTACTTCTGGAACAGGAGGATTTTTCCAGGATCATAGCCCGCCTCAGCCCGCAGGAAGTTGCCGGGCTGTCCTCTTCTTCATGGGGTAGTTTTGCAGTCAATATGGGAATGCCTTTGGACAAGTATGAAAAGTATGATTGTTCGTGGGACCAGGCCAGGAGCAGCTTGTTGGCTGCGCTGGCAGACACTGCCCTTCAGTCGGCCGATTTCAGGATTCCTGCCTCCGCAGGACATGCTGAAAATGATTCCGTTATTGAGCTTCTTGATCGGCTGGTTAAAAAGTATGCAGATGGTTTTGTTGAGGGAACTTTGCACGTAACTACAGATGATCTGTTACTTTCCGAACAGATTTTAGCCGGGTTATCCTTAATGGAGGAAGGTGCAGGAGTCGCCGCATTCAATTGTTTTCATGATAATATTATTTTTGATCTTCTGTATGGACTTGAGCCTTATACAGATAATTTTGAAATGATATGCGGCCTGCTCCCTCAGCTTGATCAGGAAAAGCGTAATGCCCTCCGGCAAAAAATTTCCCGGTCAGATTGCAAAAAAGCAGCAACGTTTGCCAAAGCCTTGAGTTTCGGTTTTGAACAGATGACTGAATTGTCCGATGTACAACTCCGTGAATTATTAAAATATGTTTCCAATGAAGACCTCTGCCTTGCGCTGATAAACGGATCAACGGATCTGATTGAAAAATTCATGTCAAATATGTCGGAAAGGGCTGGCAATATGATCCGGGAGGATATGGAAATAGGTCGTCATAGCTTTAGTAGGGAACACGTTCTAAAGGCCAGACAGAGGCTGGTGAACCTGGTTCTGGAATATGGACTTTTGCCTGCAGATGGTGGCGTCCAGAGAGAAAGCAATAAAAGCATTGTGCGTCGGATTATCTCCAATCTTTATCAAAGCGAAGGTGAAGACGATCTTTTTTAA
- a CDS encoding SEL1-like repeat protein, giving the protein MSRKSKNVKANWFHHIKKVAVKKYLLCVSAICCFLLLVAATSPSLAAGDCAALKQEVKNYYNGIHGYPEDKQKMIESLQKAEGMKCTDLMIILGAFYEKGQFVKRDISEAMRLFTSAAEMGDVEAMSLLGETYLVGGTVAKDYEKAIHWFKKAAAENDGNAMFMLSYMYLDPRIGIKDRSEGLDWLQKAISAGDARAMNQMARMQEGRNTTEAFYWYLRAAEKGLPGAQYEVAMRLVQGEGVGKSPAKAKEWFKKLSAKMKPSDIYDLGVEFYGGIGVEKDYDMAGFLFKLAARKNFPAAYYSLGDMYENGKLGEKNLGSASIAYKSAAALGHNYSFLRLGRLYEQPGDMQNLIEAYQWYFMADAANDVDAEDDIKRMKSRLTEEELRTAEYRAGLWAGMMIRKNGQLR; this is encoded by the coding sequence TTGAGCAGAAAATCAAAGAACGTGAAAGCAAACTGGTTTCACCATATTAAGAAGGTTGCTGTGAAAAAATATTTATTATGTGTTTCGGCCATATGTTGTTTTCTGTTGCTGGTTGCCGCAACATCCCCCTCGCTTGCCGCAGGAGACTGTGCCGCTCTGAAACAAGAGGTCAAAAACTATTACAATGGAATTCACGGCTACCCTGAAGATAAGCAGAAAATGATTGAAAGTCTGCAAAAGGCTGAGGGAATGAAATGTACAGACCTGATGATTATTCTGGGTGCATTTTATGAAAAGGGACAGTTCGTAAAAAGAGATATTTCTGAGGCTATGCGCCTGTTCACTTCTGCTGCGGAGATGGGCGATGTAGAAGCCATGTCTTTGCTTGGCGAGACCTATCTGGTGGGCGGAACGGTGGCGAAAGATTACGAAAAGGCAATTCATTGGTTTAAAAAAGCTGCCGCAGAAAATGACGGCAACGCAATGTTCATGTTGTCATACATGTATCTGGACCCCCGCATAGGCATCAAGGATAGGAGTGAAGGATTGGACTGGCTCCAGAAAGCCATTTCCGCTGGAGATGCCAGAGCCATGAATCAGATGGCCCGGATGCAGGAAGGCAGAAATACCACCGAAGCTTTTTATTGGTATTTGCGGGCTGCGGAAAAAGGATTGCCGGGAGCACAGTACGAAGTCGCCATGCGTCTCGTTCAGGGGGAAGGAGTCGGCAAAAGCCCCGCCAAGGCCAAAGAATGGTTCAAAAAACTTTCCGCTAAAATGAAGCCTTCCGATATATACGATCTCGGGGTTGAATTTTACGGCGGTATCGGCGTTGAAAAAGATTACGACATGGCTGGCTTTCTTTTTAAACTAGCAGCCAGGAAAAATTTCCCGGCTGCATATTACAGCCTTGGAGATATGTACGAGAATGGAAAACTTGGAGAAAAGAATCTCGGCAGTGCAAGCATTGCATACAAGAGTGCTGCGGCTTTGGGACATAACTATTCCTTTCTCCGGTTGGGACGCCTTTATGAGCAGCCGGGCGATATGCAGAACCTGATTGAAGCATATCAGTGGTATTTTATGGCGGATGCGGCCAATGATGTTGACGCTGAGGATGATATAAAAAGAATGAAGTCCAGACTGACTGAAGAAGAATTACGGACAGCTGAATATCGTGCGGGACTGTGGGCCGGAATGATGATCCGTAAAAACGGCCAGTTAAGATAG
- a CDS encoding lipase family protein: MNAFFKHNQLMVAPPVKRAAYSDRTAWIMAELSRLVYERLPNEQELEELMNRLVTAIKCDAKKSELLSIISETAASLNETQESHTEIILKRNQYELVKSYSVGGTEAMIVKIPPNPEFGFAGMFVIVFRGTEPNSIADLKSDIKANLVDAPDGGRVHNGFLKAYEKVADLLNEDIKKADGLPVYITGHSLGGALALVATRYLGSDSVGATYTFGGPRVGDDNFFKKIKTPVYRVVNAADGVARLPFGAGMSIFLSVIRLIPLNGTKWISEMIRKHFEGFTHYGNLVMLSASSEPDKVQVYMSPSIFKSGLQIVVPRMVATMGKAALADHSMTGYCQKLGAYALKRIS, from the coding sequence ATGAATGCTTTTTTTAAACATAATCAGTTGATGGTAGCTCCGCCTGTCAAACGTGCGGCTTATTCCGACAGAACTGCATGGATCATGGCCGAGCTTTCCCGTCTGGTTTACGAGCGACTGCCCAATGAGCAGGAGCTTGAAGAGCTGATGAACAGGTTGGTTACGGCGATAAAATGTGATGCGAAGAAGTCTGAATTGCTCTCCATTATTTCGGAAACGGCAGCAAGCCTGAATGAAACTCAGGAAAGCCACACCGAAATAATCCTTAAACGCAATCAGTACGAACTTGTTAAGTCATATTCGGTAGGTGGAACGGAAGCCATGATCGTGAAAATTCCACCTAATCCAGAATTTGGTTTTGCCGGAATGTTTGTGATTGTTTTCCGTGGCACCGAGCCTAACTCTATTGCCGACTTGAAGTCGGATATCAAAGCTAATCTGGTCGATGCTCCTGACGGCGGTAGAGTGCATAACGGTTTTTTGAAGGCGTATGAAAAGGTTGCGGATCTACTCAATGAGGATATCAAGAAAGCAGACGGACTGCCTGTGTACATAACAGGGCATTCTCTCGGCGGGGCATTAGCATTGGTTGCAACCCGCTATCTCGGCAGTGACAGTGTCGGCGCGACCTATACCTTCGGAGGCCCAAGAGTTGGAGATGATAATTTTTTCAAGAAAATCAAGACGCCGGTCTACCGGGTTGTGAATGCTGCAGATGGAGTTGCCAGACTTCCCTTTGGAGCCGGGATGTCGATTTTTCTCTCTGTAATACGGTTGATTCCGCTTAACGGGACAAAATGGATTTCAGAGATGATCCGGAAGCATTTTGAAGGATTTACTCATTACGGCAATCTGGTCATGCTTTCTGCCAGTTCTGAACCGGACAAGGTTCAAGTGTATATGAGCCCCAGTATTTTCAAATCAGGACTCCAAATCGTCGTTCCCCGTATGGTGGCGACAATGGGTAAAGCGGCTTTGGCCGACCACAGCATGACCGGGTATTGCCAGAAATTGGGGGCTTATGCTTTGAAGAGAATCAGCTGA
- a CDS encoding FmdE family protein, protein MVFDSAISLGDTQASVRDDSIGPYSYEKFIEAARRFHGSPAPGLILGGYMMEEARRHLPEGTVFDAISETSWCLPDAIQLLTVCSTGNGWLRVLNLGVYALSLYDKYTGEGVRIRVDPEKLKEWPETESWFFKKKSKREQDSVKLHTEIRAAGASICSIEAVRIKPETMIKRSKGGITTCPICGDAYPGSFGSICRSCQGEGPYSSRSGRVKPLTAPVPDGLKVIPVDEIEGRFAVHDMSRIVPGETKEPEFRKDHGFTAHDICRLQLIGKNHIYVDEGDIPEGEWVHENEAARTFGRIMAGDGVRVKGEPREGKVTLVAEHDGVLVSNLEMMNRFNLVPDVIVAARKSGSLVRKGARIAGTRAVPLYLSRENFSRAVAELNGDHLFRILPLQKRKVGILITGDEVFNGLIDDKFESVISAKVKALGCDVVRSVIRPDNRDEIRDAAVSLMEEGCDLLITTAGMSVDPDDVTRHGLEDAGVSDIIYGVPVLPGTMLLLAKAGDVRVIGVPACALFFKTTSLDLVLPGVIAGLEITRKDLSLFADGGYCMECKVCTFPKCPFGK, encoded by the coding sequence ATGGTTTTTGATTCTGCTATAAGCCTGGGAGACACTCAGGCTTCGGTCCGGGATGATTCAATCGGACCATACAGTTACGAAAAATTCATTGAAGCTGCGCGCAGGTTTCACGGCAGTCCTGCACCGGGGTTGATCCTCGGTGGTTATATGATGGAGGAGGCCCGCAGGCATCTTCCGGAGGGTACCGTTTTTGACGCAATTTCCGAGACTTCATGGTGTCTGCCCGATGCGATCCAGCTGCTGACTGTATGCAGCACAGGAAACGGATGGCTGCGGGTTTTAAATCTCGGTGTCTACGCCCTTTCGCTTTATGACAAGTACACCGGCGAGGGGGTGCGTATTCGGGTTGATCCTGAAAAGCTGAAAGAATGGCCGGAAACCGAATCTTGGTTTTTCAAGAAAAAATCCAAGCGCGAGCAGGATTCCGTGAAACTGCATACGGAGATTCGGGCGGCCGGAGCATCCATATGTTCCATTGAGGCTGTCCGGATCAAGCCGGAAACAATGATCAAACGCAGCAAGGGGGGCATCACCACCTGCCCCATCTGCGGTGACGCCTATCCCGGTTCGTTCGGCTCCATCTGCAGAAGTTGTCAGGGAGAAGGGCCCTATTCCAGCCGCAGCGGCAGAGTGAAGCCTCTAACAGCCCCGGTCCCTGATGGTTTGAAGGTTATTCCGGTGGATGAGATTGAAGGCAGATTCGCCGTTCACGATATGAGCCGGATTGTTCCCGGAGAAACCAAGGAACCGGAGTTCCGCAAGGATCATGGTTTTACCGCCCACGATATATGCAGGCTTCAATTGATCGGGAAAAATCATATATATGTTGACGAGGGGGATATTCCGGAAGGGGAGTGGGTGCATGAAAATGAAGCGGCACGGACTTTCGGAAGAATCATGGCCGGAGACGGGGTCCGTGTTAAAGGCGAGCCCAGAGAAGGCAAGGTTACTCTGGTCGCCGAGCATGACGGGGTTCTGGTCAGCAATCTTGAAATGATGAACAGGTTCAACCTTGTTCCTGATGTCATAGTTGCGGCCCGCAAGAGCGGTTCTCTCGTAAGGAAGGGCGCGCGTATTGCCGGAACCAGGGCTGTTCCTTTGTATCTTTCCAGAGAAAACTTTTCTCGTGCGGTTGCAGAGCTTAACGGGGACCACCTGTTCAGGATTCTTCCGCTGCAAAAAAGAAAGGTAGGTATCCTGATCACCGGGGACGAGGTCTTTAACGGATTGATTGATGACAAGTTTGAATCGGTCATTTCCGCAAAGGTAAAGGCGCTGGGCTGTGATGTTGTCCGTTCGGTCATAAGACCTGATAATCGTGACGAGATTCGCGATGCTGCCGTATCCCTTATGGAAGAAGGCTGCGACCTGCTCATTACGACTGCGGGAATGTCCGTTGACCCGGATGACGTGACCCGTCACGGTCTTGAGGATGCCGGAGTTTCGGATATCATTTACGGTGTCCCGGTACTCCCCGGAACAATGCTCCTGCTGGCTAAGGCCGGGGATGTGCGGGTTATCGGCGTACCTGCCTGTGCTCTCTTTTTCAAGACAACAAGTCTGGATCTTGTCTTGCCCGGAGTCATTGCAGGTCTGGAAATTACCCGCAAGGATCTCTCGTTATTCGCCGATGGCGGTTACTGCATGGAGTGCAAGGTCTGCACCTTTCCCAAGTGTCCGTTTGGGAAATAG
- a CDS encoding molybdopterin-dependent oxidoreductase: MAKTTVTRSSCRGCHGVCQVLVHQDETGKIVRITGDKDSPTSKGYICPKGALAADTLYHPDRITRPMLREKGRGEKAWRAIEWDEALDLMEMHFKRIIEEHGPEYIAIAQGTGRPYTEFTPRFCNALGSPNHVSPAHNCYVPRNICAGITMGWFPQPDIYGRSGVMPRCVMVFGSNIMESGGEGGYCGKMVSSALKGAEKTIIIDPRRIRACEGSDFHLALRPGSECALMLGMLNAVIVNEAYDKDFVENYCSGFEELRAHIQQFSTKWAQEVTGVPAEMIEQAALTFARTGPSTLIWGNGIDESVCAFQTARAVFLLLALCGSIDVPGGMVRWVPPSNLRAKSLMVDPTIQGGQFLSPEQKKKCISPFPLCPGAHPPSFWQACVDGKPYKPKAIWLIGTNPILTHTRGDIVRSALRDHMEFTVTSDFFMTPTAAVSDLVLPTAHWLEQDDIVYYHKIWCVLSRRKLAQIGETRDDRAVMLDMAHRLGMDEAFPWKDWDEYLKWILEPSGMTFDEFTEKEILFGDMRYRKYEEEGFHTPSGKFELFSNVMAQMGLDPMPVYTEPPLSPVSTPELLDEYPFILMTGCKLKPFFHTEGRNVPGLRKLHPNPMVDMNPEDAEALGLKEGQAVEVTTPHGKQRFLLHPDKRLQKGVVHAEHAWWFPEQEEPEFGCFKSNANMLIGNDNFDPISGAQPLKCGLCAVHPLSQSEENAT; encoded by the coding sequence ATGGCGAAGACAACAGTTACCAGATCTTCTTGCAGAGGGTGCCATGGTGTGTGCCAGGTGCTTGTTCATCAGGATGAAACCGGGAAAATTGTTCGGATAACCGGCGATAAGGACAGCCCTACAAGCAAGGGGTACATCTGCCCGAAAGGAGCCCTTGCTGCCGATACATTGTATCACCCGGACAGGATAACCCGGCCTATGCTGCGCGAAAAAGGCCGGGGAGAGAAAGCGTGGCGGGCTATAGAGTGGGACGAAGCCCTTGATCTTATGGAAATGCATTTTAAACGCATTATTGAGGAGCATGGTCCCGAATATATTGCTATTGCTCAGGGAACCGGACGGCCCTATACGGAATTCACTCCCCGTTTCTGCAATGCGCTCGGTTCTCCGAATCATGTTTCTCCCGCGCACAACTGCTATGTTCCCAGAAATATCTGCGCCGGAATAACCATGGGATGGTTTCCGCAGCCGGATATATACGGCCGTTCCGGGGTTATGCCCCGTTGTGTCATGGTTTTCGGCAGTAACATAATGGAGTCCGGCGGAGAGGGCGGTTATTGCGGAAAAATGGTCTCCTCGGCTCTTAAGGGGGCGGAGAAGACAATAATTATTGACCCCCGCCGCATAAGGGCCTGCGAGGGCAGTGATTTTCATCTGGCACTGCGCCCCGGATCGGAATGCGCGCTTATGCTGGGCATGCTTAATGCCGTCATTGTCAATGAAGCCTACGACAAGGATTTCGTTGAAAATTATTGTTCCGGGTTTGAGGAATTACGGGCTCATATCCAACAGTTTTCGACCAAATGGGCGCAGGAGGTAACGGGTGTACCTGCCGAGATGATAGAACAGGCGGCCCTGACATTTGCCCGGACCGGTCCTTCAACTCTTATCTGGGGCAACGGAATAGACGAAAGCGTCTGTGCCTTTCAAACAGCAAGAGCGGTTTTTCTGCTGCTGGCCTTGTGCGGTTCCATTGATGTTCCCGGCGGCATGGTTCGCTGGGTTCCGCCTTCCAATCTTCGGGCCAAGTCCCTTATGGTTGACCCGACCATTCAGGGCGGTCAATTCCTTTCACCGGAACAGAAGAAAAAGTGTATCAGCCCCTTCCCTCTTTGTCCCGGCGCACATCCGCCGTCTTTCTGGCAGGCGTGTGTGGACGGCAAGCCTTATAAGCCGAAGGCCATCTGGCTGATAGGTACAAACCCCATCCTGACGCATACGCGTGGCGATATTGTCCGCAGTGCGCTTCGTGATCATATGGAATTCACGGTGACTTCCGACTTTTTCATGACGCCGACGGCTGCCGTTTCCGACCTTGTGCTTCCTACCGCCCACTGGCTGGAGCAGGATGATATCGTCTATTACCATAAGATATGGTGTGTGTTGTCGCGCAGGAAACTGGCCCAGATCGGTGAAACTCGCGATGACCGGGCCGTAATGCTTGATATGGCACACAGGTTGGGGATGGATGAAGCCTTTCCCTGGAAAGATTGGGACGAATATCTGAAGTGGATTCTCGAACCTTCCGGTATGACTTTTGACGAGTTTACCGAAAAGGAAATTCTGTTCGGTGACATGCGGTACAGAAAATACGAGGAAGAAGGCTTCCACACCCCGAGCGGCAAGTTCGAACTTTTTTCCAATGTCATGGCTCAGATGGGGCTGGACCCCATGCCCGTGTACACGGAACCGCCTCTTTCTCCTGTTTCCACGCCAGAGTTGCTTGATGAATACCCGTTCATTTTAATGACCGGATGCAAGTTGAAGCCGTTCTTCCACACGGAAGGACGCAACGTACCGGGCCTGCGCAAACTTCATCCCAACCCCATGGTGGATATGAATCCCGAGGATGCCGAGGCCCTTGGGCTGAAGGAAGGGCAGGCCGTTGAGGTCACCACTCCCCACGGGAAGCAGCGTTTTCTGCTGCATCCTGATAAGCGTCTGCAAAAGGGTGTGGTCCATGCCGAGCACGCCTGGTGGTTTCCGGAACAGGAGGAACCTGAGTTCGGCTGTTTCAAAAGCAACGCCAACATGCTTATCGGAAACGATAACTTCGATCCAATTTCAGGCGCACAGCCTTTGAAATGCGGATTGTGTGCGGTTCATCCTCTTTCGCAGTCCGAAGAAAACGCAACCTGA
- a CDS encoding caspase family protein produces MRRLSVLFPILLLCLLSACGSSKNIGPSTKLLDQDAANAGSVKLYIADAAVPASLKSRIEGEKITAATRNALLSAGADLVASRDEADYLVQSKVRKVWDSFDNMVDVALAVRSVRTGRIVYMGLYSGDSLIQSASISKISSMIGENTPQIFALLNTDYAETKHLAVFKKDVAVQPVKMPVLEKPVPACKELMRVRGRRTALVIGNGAYKNSPLKNPANDAADVADSLRKLGFSVIRKNDVSLREMDSLMTSFYESLSGGGIGLFYYAGHGVQVNGENYLVPVDASINSESDLKYEAMNVARVLSKMEDAGNSMNIVILDACRNDPFARSFRSGTRGLARMDAPAGAILAYSTAPGHVAADGDGDHGIYTKYLLRHMMTPDIDINTVFIRTRTDVIKETGGKQIPWESSSLLGSFYFREEPEKK; encoded by the coding sequence ATGAGAAGATTGTCAGTTCTGTTTCCGATCCTGCTTCTTTGTCTGCTCAGTGCGTGCGGAAGTTCAAAAAATATAGGGCCTTCCACAAAGCTGCTTGATCAGGATGCAGCCAATGCCGGGTCGGTCAAGCTTTACATTGCAGATGCCGCAGTTCCGGCCAGTCTGAAATCCAGGATAGAAGGCGAAAAAATTACCGCCGCCACTCGCAATGCTCTCCTTTCAGCAGGTGCAGACCTTGTTGCCTCAAGGGATGAGGCCGATTATCTGGTGCAGAGCAAGGTAAGGAAGGTCTGGGATTCTTTTGACAACATGGTTGATGTTGCCTTGGCTGTCCGGTCAGTAAGGACGGGCAGGATTGTCTATATGGGATTGTATTCCGGAGACAGCCTGATCCAATCCGCTTCCATTTCCAAAATTTCAAGCATGATTGGGGAAAACACCCCGCAGATTTTCGCTTTGTTGAATACCGATTACGCCGAGACCAAACATCTGGCTGTTTTTAAAAAGGACGTGGCAGTACAGCCTGTGAAAATGCCGGTTCTAGAAAAGCCGGTTCCGGCTTGCAAGGAACTCATGCGAGTGCGCGGCAGGCGAACAGCACTTGTTATCGGTAATGGTGCATATAAGAACAGCCCGCTGAAGAATCCGGCCAACGATGCCGCCGATGTGGCCGACTCCCTGCGCAAGCTCGGTTTCAGCGTAATCCGTAAAAATGATGTGAGCCTGCGGGAAATGGATTCCCTTATGACCAGTTTTTATGAGTCCCTGTCCGGAGGCGGGATCGGGTTGTTTTATTACGCCGGGCACGGGGTTCAGGTTAATGGGGAAAATTATCTGGTGCCGGTGGATGCTTCCATCAATTCCGAGTCGGATCTGAAATATGAAGCCATGAATGTCGCAAGAGTCCTGAGCAAGATGGAAGATGCCGGGAATTCCATGAATATCGTGATTCTCGATGCCTGTCGCAACGATCCTTTTGCCAGAAGTTTCAGGTCCGGTACGCGTGGTCTTGCGCGTATGGATGCTCCTGCAGGTGCCATTCTGGCCTATTCAACTGCCCCCGGCCATGTGGCTGCAGACGGGGACGGAGATCACGGAATCTATACCAAATATCTGCTCCGGCACATGATGACACCTGATATAGACATCAACACCGTGTTTATACGCACAAGGACTGACGTTATCAAAGAAACCGGAGGAAAACAGATTCCATGGGAATCTTCCTCGCTGCTCGGCTCATTTTATTTCAGGGAAGAGCCTGAAAAGAAGTAG
- a CDS encoding DUF4384 domain-containing protein: MKKEILLIIPCLLMLLGSAYAEGEKQISKPSVLIEAEGMACLGLDRTRTQVRQMALDDAKRTATEQVSTYVSRETSVDKGMVSKDLIDVYSQATVRVLEELEKGWTQSKDKGGFLDQCYKIKIKAEIIPADPSTGKSIHEQSINNPRAPLTVELWTDRDVYKPGDFMKFYFRGNKPFYARAVYKDAEGNLIEVTPSNQARYYKGGVVYEIPGNNDNFTLQITPPLGREKLILYTSTSPMTGYQGQRSGSFLVIDQSGGDLGAKTRGLAVLKGNKSRKEAAKAEFAEAQVDVQVSN, encoded by the coding sequence ATGAAAAAAGAGATTCTTCTGATAATCCCATGCTTGTTAATGCTGCTTGGCAGTGCCTATGCCGAGGGAGAAAAACAGATTTCAAAGCCTTCGGTACTGATTGAGGCCGAAGGCATGGCCTGTCTCGGACTTGACCGCACCCGCACCCAGGTCCGCCAAATGGCACTTGACGATGCCAAACGGACCGCCACCGAACAGGTCAGCACCTATGTCTCAAGGGAAACCAGTGTGGACAAAGGCATGGTCAGCAAGGATCTGATCGATGTCTATTCGCAGGCCACAGTAAGGGTGCTTGAAGAGCTTGAAAAAGGATGGACCCAGTCCAAGGACAAAGGCGGTTTCCTTGACCAATGCTACAAGATTAAAATCAAGGCCGAAATTATTCCCGCAGATCCTTCAACAGGAAAATCCATTCATGAGCAGAGTATCAACAACCCCCGTGCGCCGCTTACAGTTGAACTGTGGACCGACAGGGACGTTTACAAGCCCGGCGACTTCATGAAATTTTACTTCAGGGGCAACAAGCCTTTCTACGCCCGTGCAGTATACAAGGATGCCGAGGGCAATCTCATAGAGGTAACTCCCTCAAACCAGGCCAGATACTATAAGGGCGGGGTTGTCTATGAAATTCCGGGGAACAATGACAACTTTACCTTGCAGATCACCCCTCCGCTGGGCAGGGAAAAGTTGATTCTCTACACTTCCACAAGTCCCATGACCGGATATCAGGGCCAAAGATCCGGAAGTTTTCTGGTCATAGACCAAAGCGGGGGCGATCTCGGGGCAAAGACTCGCGGACTTGCAGTGCTCAAGGGCAACAAATCCCGAAAAGAAGCGGCAAAAGCAGAATTCGCCGAAGCACAGGTTGATGTGCAGGTTAGCAATTAA